tgtttttcgttcatttttttttatataaataaggtcgttagttttctcgtttgaattgtattacattgtcttatcggggccttttgtagctgactatgcggtatgggctttgctcgttgttgaaggccgtacggtgacctatagttgttaatgtctgtgtcattttggtctcttgtggacagttttctcattggcattcataccacatcttcttttttatatgtatagaCTGATGAAAACGAACTTGTTAAAATCTGAGCAGATACAATTAGACCGGTTATATTGTCAGTCCTTatttaaggccgttagttttctcgtttgaattgttttacattgtcttatcggggcctataatagctgactatgcggtatgggctttgctcattgttgaaggccgtacggtgacctaaagttgttaatgtctgtgtcattttggtcttttgtggataattgtctcgttggcaatcataccacatcttcttttttatattagaggGTTTTTTCCACAATTGTCAATTGAAAAGGTCAGATTTTGTGAGACATGTTTCTCGTAGAACTTCAAAAAGTATCTAGTAGGAACAATAAAAGTTCTTaagatttaaatattatataaaacaaagtttaaatgatttaatgtTTACGCCGATTACAAACTCACAACGAAGCTTCTTTTTGTATTAATAGATACAACACCaaggtatatatatttagattacACGTCacaatgaaaatgttttatttttccatttcaaTTACAGAAGCATTGCGGTTGGGGCTTCAGTTGCTTTTGGAGCAGTAGTCATCATTGTTTTGTGtgttatttttgtggttttgaaACAAAGACGAAAAAGTGATCAACTTAGAAGGAATATGCCAATCACTGCCCCCAACGTGCTGATAGCTGGAAATAATGGACAGGCACGGGGAAATCCAATATATTATGTAGGGGGTATGTGGTATTACAAACGTATAAATACATTTgaagaaatataataaacaaagtaATTAAGagtttaaagaaacaaaagggTTATTCAACCGCACATACCTTTTTTACCTGCTATATTTATTTTGCTCACACATTGTGCATGTTGTTGTTATCAATAAATGACATTTAATGTCACTTTCATATATCCATTAATAAAACAAGGTTTTATCGACCATTTCTACATACTAGGTAAATGACTAtaccaagtccggaatatgacagttattttcCATTTGTTTCATGTGTTGGAACTTTTGGTTCTTCCATTTTATAAGGGTCTTTCCGTGTTAAAGTTTCATTGAAatgcagtatttttgtaattttactttttatgaagaaaaaaacagaaaaacgaTCGAGAGACAAATAGGAGTATACAATGAACACAAAACATAGAatcgaaattttaatacaagaACCCTACGAAAAACCTTGGTTGATCTcaagtttttagtttttataaaaGCTAAATGAATACAATTTGTATACATCTGTGATAAAAAGATTATGCATACATGGAGATTTTTTAGTTTACAATGCTCATTCTATTCTTAATATTTTCGAACCTTATCAAATTAACCaaactcaaataaaaaattaaaccagGAAATGTGTTATAGAGACAATTTTGTGCTCAAATTGATACTAGGGACGTCTGTATCTTACACTGAAGTGTAAGTTTTAACTGCAGCTTTTTACTGCCATTTTTAGATTCTTTTACCTCAAatgtaacttaaaaaaaataagattacaaGTTCAATTAGCCAATGTATGAAAACAGGCTTAATTGAACAACGAAAGTAAATAGTGTATATAACTGTGTTATCATACCATGCAAATGAACGGCCATGTATTCTCAATTTACTATTTCCCGCAAATTCTGGATTCCAATATTCAAAAAGGAATGACCAAACTCGTGAGTATTTGAAAATATCGACTCATTGTCAAATACAGATAAGAATAAATTCTAAATAGCGAATCAGTGTAATTTATCTCAATCTAAATAGGTAATAATAACCTCATTTATGTTTTGGTTTACATCGAATGTGTATCATGTTGGAGATTAAACATTAATTTCAAGTATATTTACAAGTATATAGTTGTTTTATTAACAGACAGAGGAACAACCATAGCGCCTAACCCACCACATGGTTATACACATACCAGTTTTGCTTACAATCAAAATGTGACCAATGGGAATCCGCAATATGCTTCACCACCACCTTACTCAACTTGTGTTGTTTCTGACCAACCAGAAAGAGTTTTGTCAGCACCAACTGACTCTGCAGTACATTACCAAGAAATTCAAAATGCCGATGAAAACGCTGAGGTGAATAGATATATGTGAGCAAAAGCTCCGTGTGGAAGATTGTACTTTgtcctataatagtttacttctataaattttgacttggatggagaagtTTATaagcactcatatcacatcttcttatttctataaataaaacgATGTATAAAATTGATTAATTCAAGGAGAGATGTGTGCAAAACACGAAAGATTATTTACATTTCGATCAAGGATTAATAGCACTATAGATGAATAATTGCTTAGTTTGAAGAGTGGCTGTCGAAAAAAGTCAGTATGTAAGACACATAAGGAATTGAAATTGCAAAACATACTctcatgaaaataaaacttttaaacatcatatttcttgttttaaatttgaattatatttacttAACTTTGTTTCgatgtttatttatatgttgtttttatatcttattttgaGAAGTCTATTAAAGAATAAAGACCAACAGCACGACTGAAATGACTCCTTATGGGCAATTTGATGCATGGATGCAAATTAATTCTGATTTATATGTTTCAGTATTCACAAGCATCACATTTGTGAGTTCCACAATGACTCATTGAGAGTGGGTTACTGGTAATACATTTAGTATTCATTGAAAGGTATGAAGTGAATATCCTGCTCTGAACTGATGTAGGTGTACATAGCAAATCATGGCATTCGACACAGAACTGGGAATCACAACGACTTGTTGTATGAGTCCTATCATATTcataacaattgaaataatTGCATCGTCGTACTCATCGTATAGAAACATTTGGGAGTAATAAAATATCTTTACGATAGTTATATCGGATTTTCTCATTGTCGATGGCCGTATATTGACCTACCGTTGCTAATTTCTGTGGCAGTTTAATAAATCAGATGCTGAAACTAAAATTTCCAAGTATTGTCGTTTGATAACAATTCCAAAAAAATGCATGAGATACTTTGAAGTAAAAATTGATctaatttttatagaaaaaagttGAAAGCAAAGTTTTGGTTTTTGTGCATTTCAAATGTGTTGGCGGTCGTTTTTGAAATATCcatcatttttatacgaccgcataaactttaattttcgtcgtatattgctatcacgttggcgtcgtcgtctgcgtcgtcgtcgtcgtcgtcgtcgtccgaatacttttagttttcgcactctaactttagtaaaagtgaatagaaatctatgaaattttaacacaaggtttatgaccacaaaaggaaggttgggatagattttgggagttttggttccaacagtttaggtataaggggccaaaaaagggccaacataagcattattcttggtttttgcaccattactttagtttaagtaaatagaaatctatgaaatttaaacacaatgttaatgaccacaaaaggaaggttgggtatgattttgggagttttggttccaacagtttaggaatttggggcccaaagggtccaaaattaaactttgtttgatttcatcaaaaattgaataattgggattctttgatatgccgaatctaactgtgtatgtagattcttaatttttggtcccgttttcaaattggtttacattaaggtccaaagggtccaaacttaaactttgtttgattttgacaaaaaatgaatccttggggttctttgatatcctgaatctaaaaatgtacttagatttttaattattggcccagttttcaagttggtccaaatcagggtccaaaataaaactttgtttgatttcatcaaaaattgaataaatggggttctttgatatgctaaatctaactgtgtatgtagattcttaatttttggtccagttttcaaattggactacattaaggtccaaagggtccaaaattaaactaagtttgattttaacaaaaattaaatgcttgggcttctttgatatgctttatctaaacatgtactttgatttttgattatgggcccagttttcaagttggtccaaatcaggattcaaaattatcaaattaagtattgtgcaatagcaagaaatattcaattgcacagtattgcacaatagcaagaaatatctaattgcacaatatcgtgaaatagcaattattttcaattggagttatctttctttgtatagaatagtagttgaatcaactttaatcattgttttatacaatatacaatgtattttcatttttactaccaactgataaattaaaacaatctttaccattcagtgataacaagcactttttattacattttaatattgtatgatgtatttaaatgagcagttattgttgcaaacttcattagaaatttgaattgagatcagtacattataactttagtataagtgaatagaaatctatgaaatttaaaaacaaggtttatgaccataaaaggaaggttggtattgattttgggagttttggtcccaacagtttagaaatttggggcccaaagggtccaaaattaaactttgcttgatttcatcaaaaattgaataattggggttctttgatatgccgaatctaactgtgtatgtagattcttaatttttggtcctgttttcaaattggtttacattaaggtccaaagggtccaaacttaaactttgtttgattttgacaaaaattgaatccttggggttctttgatatgctgaatctaaaaattgtacttagatttttaattattggc
This Mytilus trossulus isolate FHL-02 chromosome 14, PNRI_Mtr1.1.1.hap1, whole genome shotgun sequence DNA region includes the following protein-coding sequences:
- the LOC134695770 gene encoding uncharacterized protein LOC134695770 isoform X2, with product MPCPNNWYEMCDQCCKMNSTWYCVSDVRYHSCEAIAQGSVTTTTTLNPIGGVTFTTERYSTDRPYPTHKPNDNTDNYSSSSRKASVSIAVGASVAFGAVVIIVLCVIFVVLKQRRKSDQLRRNMPITAPNVLIAGNNGQARGNPIYYVGDRGTTIAPNPPHGYTHTSFAYNQNVTNGNPQYASPPPYSTCVVSDQPERVLSAPTDSAVHYQEIQNADENAEYSQASHL
- the LOC134695770 gene encoding uncharacterized protein LOC134695770 isoform X1, with protein sequence MLNHYCTMSEVLKMKHILFDIVILIVLFNNNQAEICTPDGSWWKYECYHMPCPNNWYEMCDQCCKMNSTWYCVSDVRYHSCEAIAQGSVTTTTTLNPIGGVTFTTERYSTDRPYPTHKPNDNTDNYSSSSRKASVSIAVGASVAFGAVVIIVLCVIFVVLKQRRKSDQLRRNMPITAPNVLIAGNNGQARGNPIYYVGDRGTTIAPNPPHGYTHTSFAYNQNVTNGNPQYASPPPYSTCVVSDQPERVLSAPTDSAVHYQEIQNADENAEYSQASHL